One Acidimicrobiia bacterium genomic window, GGGACAGTGATTCTTCCCCAGCCACTTCCCATATTGCCGCTACGGGACATGGTTTTATTTCCGGAGATTGTGGCGCCTGTGATGGTGGGGAGAGAGTCTTCCAAGCGTCTTATCGATGAAGCTTTATCTGGGCAAAAAATCATAGGTGTGGTGGCTTTAAAGAACGCTCATGTTCCCGATCCCGAGGCAGACGATTTGTACAGGGTGGGAACAGTCGCTCGAATTCTTCAAATGTTCAAGTTTCCAGATGGAACCATGCGCATTGTCGTCGAGGGACTCGCTCGGTTCGAGATTGAGCAAATCGTTGCGACGACACCGTACTTTCAAGCGAAGGTCAAAATTGTCGAGGTTGAGCCTCGGAGCTCGGAAAAGATCGATGCTTTAGTCAAAGGCGTGCTCGGTACGTTCCAGAAGATGGTAGAGCTTGCCCCTTACATTCCGGATCAACTCTTTGCTGCCGCTATCAACATCTCAGAACCAGATAACTTAGCGGACTTTATGGCATCCAACATCAATGTATCGACTGAAGAGAGACAGGAACTTCTTGAGACCTATGACGTAGAGGAGCGGCTGGAAAAGCTGCTGAGGATACTCAACCGCGAGCTTCGGATCTTGGAGATGGGTTCCCAAATCCAAAAAGAAGTCGAATCCGAAGTAGAAGCCGGTCAGAGAGAGTTCTGGCTTAGAAAACAGCTCGAGGCGATTCGGCGAGAACTGGGCGAGATCGGTAAGGAAAACGTCGAGATCGAAGAATTTAGGAAGCGCCTCCAGGAACTCGACCTCCCCGAGGAAGCTAGAAAGGAAGCAGAGCGTGAGCTGTCTCGCCTAGAGCGAATTCCGCCGGTGAGTCCAGAACACTCCGTAATCAGGACTTACCTGGACTGGTTGCTGAATTTTCCGTGGGGAGTGCGGACTCAAGACAACCTAGACGTCGCCGCTGCAGAGGCGATACTGAACGAAGACCACTTCGACCTGGAAAAAGTAAAAGAGCGAATTCTCGAGTATCTAGCCGTTCGAAAGCTTAAGCAAGACATGCGGGGGCCAGTTCTGTGTTTCGTAGGCCCTCCAGGGGTGGGAAAGACCAGTTTGGGGAAGTCGATCGCGAGGGCTCTGGGGCGAAAATTTGTTCGAATGAGCTTGGGAGGGGTACGAGACGAGGCCGAGATCAGAGGCCATAGAAGAACCTATATCGGTGCTATGCCAGGCAGGATTGTACAAGCTATCAGGCGCGCCGGTACCATCAACCCCGTGATAATGCTCGATGAAGTAGACAAATTGGGTCTTGATTTTAGAGGAGACCCTGCAGCTGCTTTGCTTGAAGTATTGGATCCCGAACAAAACTCCAGCTTCAGAGATCATTATTTGGATGTACCGACAGATCTTTCGCAAGTTATGTTTATCGCCACCGCAAATATATTGGACACAATTCCTCCGACACTTCTAGATCGTTTCGAAGTTATTGAAATTCCAGGCTATACCGAACCGCAGAAATTGGAGATAGCAAAAGGATTTTTGATACCAAAGCAGCTGGCAGAGCATGGACTCAAACCGTCAAATTTATCTATTTCAGATGAAGCATTGCAGGGAGTGATCGAGGGATACACTAGAGAAGCTGGGGTCCGGAATTTGGAGCGCCAGATTGCTACTATTGCTCGGAAAGCAGCACTCAAGATTGC contains:
- the lon gene encoding endopeptidase La, with the protein product MVLFPEIVAPVMVGRESSKRLIDEALSGQKIIGVVALKNAHVPDPEADDLYRVGTVARILQMFKFPDGTMRIVVEGLARFEIEQIVATTPYFQAKVKIVEVEPRSSEKIDALVKGVLGTFQKMVELAPYIPDQLFAAAINISEPDNLADFMASNINVSTEERQELLETYDVEERLEKLLRILNRELRILEMGSQIQKEVESEVEAGQREFWLRKQLEAIRRELGEIGKENVEIEEFRKRLQELDLPEEARKEAERELSRLERIPPVSPEHSVIRTYLDWLLNFPWGVRTQDNLDVAAAEAILNEDHFDLEKVKERILEYLAVRKLKQDMRGPVLCFVGPPGVGKTSLGKSIARALGRKFVRMSLGGVRDEAEIRGHRRTYIGAMPGRIVQAIRRAGTINPVIMLDEVDKLGLDFRGDPAAALLEVLDPEQNSSFRDHYLDVPTDLSQVMFIATANILDTIPPTLLDRFEVIEIPGYTEPQKLEIAKGFLIPKQLAEHGLKPSNLSISDEALQGVIEGYTREAGVRNLERQIATIARKAALKIASGRRKVRVDRKDLKEYLGPRKFKKTEAEEEDAIGVVPGLAVTQTGGEILFVECRLVPGKGNLTLTGQLGEVMQESARAALTLARSYRKDLAVPEDWWDKYDVHIHVPAGAVPKDGPSAGVTMVTALISAITETPARRDIGMTGEITLRGRVLPVGGIKEKLLAALRGGLTQVILPKDNEADLDEVPEFVKKSLKIRLVNTVDEVITAALGTPRKKRKSATKVA